The DNA region agtgtttgtctatacttgtgatttTGTTAAAAAACTGATCACATTAGAGGGCCTAggttgctcagcgagtaatgacgctggctaccaccgcTAGAGTttgctagttcgaatccagggcatgctgagtgactccagccaggtctcctaagcaaccaaatcggcccggttgctagggagggtagagtcatatggggtaacctcctcgtggctgctataatgtggttctcgctctcgacgGGGCGCGCGGTGAGTTGAGCATGGAAATTAAATGGTATTTTTAGTTCCAGACCCCTAGTGTTTGGCTCTATTGAAAGTTTAAAGGATATCGCACAGAAACCAAGAAGCAGTTTTTAAATAGATCACAACTCTCTCTCCATAGATCTTCTCCCGCTACAGTATAATCATTATCCTGGAGGTGGTGGACAAGTCGGGCAAGGCCATAGCCAAATTTCTGCAGGAGCTGAACAGCACAAGGTAAGTCTGAACTTACCTACATCTTCTTTTGTGGTTTAAGTCTTAATAATATCTGCATTCAAAATTCAGCCCATCATTAAAGGGATGACTCACCCCAAAATAAACTGGAGTTTATTTTGGAGTAACTTCCCTTAAACTATCCCATAAACCACTGTTTTTCTTGCAGAGCTAATAAGAAACGCCCCTTTACAATGATGGGGAGCGCCAGACTTGGCCGAAGTCTTTATAAGGAACAGTTTGTCTGTTTCTACAGGTAcagtactttttgttttttttgactcTTGTTTCTGATGGTTTGTAAAGTGGGGTCTATAAGTCTGAGACTGCTCCTGAAAATGCTTCTTTTTCACCTGTATTCTATTCTTAGGTATTATATTTGgtatgctctatcagttgagctaccatgcaaaTTGCTTAttctcgaacaagcttgtaaatgtagtaggttatgtaatgcaaatgttaaaatgtgtcaCCTTACAAGTCACTTGCTACAGTAAGTGTTTTGATCAATCAACCAATATTGTATCATTAGGTAAGCAAAGGGGCAGTactaggggcggctgtggctcaggcggtagagcgggttggccactaatcacagggttggcagttcgattcctggcccacacgactccacatgccgaagtgtccttgggcaagacactgaaccccaagttggcaagctagcaccttgcatggcagctctgccgtcattggtgtgagtgtgtgtgaatgggtaaatgagtcagtgtaaagtgctttgaaaaccgctaaggttaaacaAGCATATATAagagcagaccatttaccatttatattgACCTAAAAAAACTCACGAGGGGGGCTGTAtgagctcagcgagtattgacactgactatcacacctggagtcgcgagttcgaatccagggtgtgctgagtgactccagccaggtctccttagcaaccaaattggcccggttgctagggagggtagagtcacatgggggtaacggtggtcatgtgactcgttgtgtcatgcacaatgagtcacatgataagatgcgtggattgacggtctcagaagcggaggcaactgagacttgtcctccaccacctggattaagtaaccgcaccaccacagggacctactaagtagtgggaattgggcattccaaattgggataaaatttctacaaatataaaaaaaacgtatctgaatacgacaccatttcacttgctcGGAAACAGCCGTAAAATGTCTAATAGGGCACATCATTTCATTTAGTataaatgttgccatggttacgtaatttttatgagaccaggctggtTTAAAAATGGACATTACTTttgaaattctgttattattctaATAGTGGCGTAGAAAATACACACCTTTCATCGTTCATATAGGGCACTGTTAACTAAAAACTATGTTCCTTATATCTAATAGAGAAAATGAGGCTAAACTGGTTGACACTTACCAATATGAAGACAATCAAGAGGGTGACGAGGACGCTTTCTCTCGAGAGCCGTTCATTCTGCGTTTCAGCTGCAAACACACAGGTAACTAGCCTCGGCAAAACTGTAGACTTGTACCCCAACATCTGGTCCAACTCTAGGCCTAGACCTagggtttcatgaccctttaggAGAGTCAACCATAGTTCTCCAATGAAAGACATTTCTTTCCTCATTGTGTCAACTTCTACACCATACTATAACTTTACTTCAAAGGCTTTACTTCAATGTTGAAATTGAATTGTGACTGACACCAACATTCTGCTGAAGGATGTTGcatatttttatttgctttgagtCAAATGCATTTACTTTGTGAATGCACCCTTAAATGCAAATCAATTTTATCTGTGTTTGCAACGGAGTGAGCCAGATGGCAATTAAACCAGAATAACAAAGGAAAGTTTCAAGGAAAATCCTTGGCTTGTCCTAACATTGGCCCTCTTAACACCTGGTATAAAGATGCATATTGTGAAATTcgatcacaagtggacaggcGAGACAAGTATGACCTGAACTCTTTTATAGTAATGTCATGCCATGGCTTCTTCCCATTGGGACACTTGGCCCCATAGGCATCTTCTTACAATTGTCTGCATCGctgatgttaaaaacaacagttCAGAAAACTAGAGGGCTGTATGATATGGTGGAGATCTGTGGGCCAGGTGTTCCAGCAGGCCTAAAGATTGGTTGATGTGGTACAATATCAGGTTCATCTGCATTGCTCCACTTCTGAGATGGTAAAGAAAGAACCATCATGGGATCGTCTTGCGCTCCTTCTCTTGCCTCTCCAATTCACAGCTGGTATAGATGCAGGTGAATAAGCCATAACAGATTTAGCCGAAGATGGTGTAAGGATCTCTTCCTCTTTTGTGGGGTGGTTCATGGGGTTGGTCTGAAAGCGGTCATCTAAACTCGGGTGCACACAAAAGACCAAGTAGCACAATGTAAAAAGGGACCCGCAAGGCATAGGGAGAGGGTTGGAATAGAAATTGGGTTCGGACCCAGCAATCGAAACAAAGAGTtaaaactagggatgtgcacaacgtgtcgaatctcagttgcctccgcgtctgagaccatcaatccacgcatcttatcacgtggcttgctgagcacgttaccgtggataTATAtcgccatccaccacggcatccacgctcaactcaccacgcgccccatcgagagcgaaccacattatagcgaccacgaggaggttaccccatgtgactctaccctccctagcaaccgggccaatttaccTCCGCTtcagagaccatcaatccgcacatcttatcacatgactcgttgtgcatgacaccgcggatactcacagcatgtggaggctcatgctactctccatgatccacacacaactcaccacacgccccattgagagcgagaaccactaatcaccaccacgaggaggttaccccatgtgactctaccctccctagcaaccaggccaatttggttgcttaggagacctggctgagatacccagacccctctataattaaaaaataataaattagtcAGTCTCACAGTCGTAGTGTCTTTTCCAatacaccaaacaattttgcccctaaatACATGGTAATTTCCCCAAACACTCTtatttgggtctttagagacctggcatgtaaaaaacaaaaatggttctTCAAAATGCccatatagtgtcaaattttccaaatattttcaagacaattagatatgaaaatatcaataaaatgaaatatattttgatgttttattgttCATAAATCAAAGAGATAATGTAAGAAATCaagacaaatctagaacaggattcattattttcacactgagaTGCAACTAGctgtcaaacacacattactgagCTGCACATAACACGTAATGTACACatatgtaatgtatgtatattttctcaggcacttgttgAGTCTGAACAGATGAACCAGTTACATTAtgtcagtagtacacccaaatgacaatagtccgatcatactgttcatgtgttaaacttgctatagtttacttccatgttgcatCTTCAACAAATATCaaagtcaaatgtaaatcaaatcaatcactgaaacattagcgccaccttgagtaagaaataacatgcatATTATTAAAATACTGATAATGCACCATTGTTGATCATTCATCGTTGCACAGAACATGAAATAGTgtttatatgtatgaatatagtacttgTTTATCTTAAAGTACACAAAAAATGGATATCCACTGATAGTAAacaaatagatattaaatagtcATAAAAAGCTATTTATGGAAGTGCGATAAAAAACATTTGCGTTACAttatttataagagatagattgaggaatactaaagacttttgggcacaactccaaaaaatggatgcgGTACGGGGGGTGGAATAAGgtcccgggtctctaaagaccgagagatgcgtttaagggttaaaatataatttccaccaaatgacactttggtgtgaacttgactttttttaaatgacataaatGTGATGCATGTTCATACAATGACTGATGGCACATTGACATAGTAAAATAGTAAGAGTCTTAAATGAGACTTTACTTTCTaaaagtccacagtgctaaaagtgcccaaagttgaggAAACACCTCCTTAATACGAATAAACCTCCTTTTTATGTCCGTGTCTGTCTTCCAGTGCTGAAAGATTTGGTGTTGATCCCCGTTCACACGAAGCCCAAAGACTCACAGAAGGAACTGGATGAACTCTATGACGTGTTTCTGCATGTCAAGGAAAAATGGAAGACCGATGTGAGTTTGGCACTCTTGTAAAATATGCTTGACCCAAACACAACGACCATTTTCGAATTTGAAACCACTGAGCATGTGCTGACATCTTGCAGAACGTCATGATCCTTGGGGACTTCAATGCAGATGGTGCCTACGTTTCCAAGAAGAAGATGAAAACCATCAGAATTCGCAGCGATCCTGATTTCCACTGGCTCATTGGGGACGATGTGGATACCACCGCAAGCCTCTCCAATGACCACACCTATGACAGGTGAGGCAGAAGATAAACcgctaataatttactcacctgttATCAGCTAACGGCTTATACTTTCAGTGCCTCTTCTTGTAATACTCTGCTGCTATGTTACCGCCACTGATAACCCAATTAACATGTAGCTTTGTAATTTTTGCAAGTCACTAAAAAAGGGTTGGAGTATGTTGATGATGAGTATTATTCTAGGATTGTGGTGTACAAAGAAGACATGTTACGCGCAGTTGTGCCAAGATCTGCAAAACCCTTTAACTTCCAAAAAGCCTTCAAGCTTTCTGAGGAAATGGTGAGTATACTCTTTCATTTTTGATACAAGGAAAGAAAGTGAACAAGATTGCATGGATATCAAGTAATATAGTACCTATCCATGGCAGGCTCTGGAGATCAGTGATCATTATCCAGTGCAGGTGAGTCTGAGGAAGAGTCCTGCACCAAAGACTAGTGGGAAAACCAAAGCACAAAAACGCAAAGCATGATGACGCTGAACGACGCTGGAATGAACGATAACCAAAGATGCTCTTCGTTAGGAAAATCAGGGCTCGTTACATCAAAGCCAGCTATATTTTCATGTTAACTAGacttataatacatttgtaataaagaTGGAAAGCCTGGTACCtcttttcaatttaatttaagttttatcgtgtttgtctttttattccaGTCTAAGCTTTAGATTTTCAGCAATTCTACTCGGTAGCTTTCCTGATTTTATGTTAATTGGCACTGCGAGTTTAATGAATCGCACCAAACAACTGAGTTATATCAGTTTGAATCGGTTTGATGAATCCTTCACT from Xyrauchen texanus isolate HMW12.3.18 chromosome 50, RBS_HiC_50CHRs, whole genome shotgun sequence includes:
- the LOC127641424 gene encoding deoxyribonuclease-1-like, which encodes MQPKGIHRKPVDTSDETTGGSYFGLIMKIASFNIRRLGPSKLSDNNIVKYLIKIFSRYSIIIILEVVDKSGKAIAKFLQELNSTRANKKRPFTMMGSARLGRSLYKEQFVCFYRENEAKLVDTYQYEDNQEGDEDAFSREPFILRFSCKHTVLKDLVLIPVHTKPKDSQKELDELYDVFLHVKEKWKTDNVMILGDFNADGAYVSKKKMKTIRIRSDPDFHWLIGDDVDTTASLSNDHTYDRIVVYKEDMLRAVVPRSAKPFNFQKAFKLSEEMALEISDHYPVQVSLRKSPAPKTSGKTKAQKRKA